From a single Sporosarcina oncorhynchi genomic region:
- a CDS encoding HIT family protein, giving the protein MTACIFCQIIEGSIPSEKIYEDEHVLAFMDVMPVTEGHVLLIPKNHRENLFEMTEEEASHLFSVAPKLANVLKETFTPAGLNLLQNNGAPAGQAVFHFHMHFIPRYDETDGFSSNWNPKVEQFPKERLKEMADQLRAKMG; this is encoded by the coding sequence ATGACAGCATGTATCTTTTGTCAAATTATTGAAGGTTCGATTCCAAGCGAGAAAATTTACGAAGATGAGCATGTCCTGGCGTTTATGGACGTTATGCCTGTCACAGAAGGTCATGTTTTATTAATCCCGAAAAATCACCGGGAAAATCTTTTTGAAATGACCGAAGAGGAAGCGAGTCATTTGTTTTCTGTCGCTCCGAAACTTGCAAATGTCTTAAAAGAAACGTTTACTCCCGCAGGATTGAACCTGTTGCAGAACAATGGTGCCCCTGCAGGCCAGGCGGTATTCCATTTCCATATGCATTTTATCCCGCGTTACGACGAGACGGATGGATTCAGCTCGAATTGGAATCCGAAAGTAGAACAATTCCCAAAAGAACGCCTTAAGGAAATGGCTGATCAGCTTCGCGCAAAAATGGGATAA
- a CDS encoding tryptophan transporter, translated as MNTKNLMLMALLVSIGAALYLVIPGYGEGMKPDFMLTMMFIGIFLFPDVRSVFLLGVTTGVLSGIFTSFPGGFIPNIVDKFITAFVVFAVILLLKKTTQHLAVSTIVTCLGTVLSGTIFLSIAIYVIGANIPFSLLFVTVVLPAVVMNGIAFFIIYPVVIGLLKRTSFETALSN; from the coding sequence ATGAATACGAAAAATCTTATGTTGATGGCATTGTTAGTATCCATCGGCGCAGCGTTGTATTTAGTAATTCCAGGTTATGGTGAAGGCATGAAGCCAGACTTCATGTTGACGATGATGTTCATCGGGATCTTTTTATTCCCCGATGTGCGCAGTGTATTTTTGCTTGGTGTGACGACAGGTGTGTTATCCGGAATTTTCACAAGTTTCCCCGGTGGCTTCATACCGAATATCGTCGACAAGTTCATCACAGCATTCGTCGTTTTTGCAGTGATTTTGCTGCTAAAGAAAACAACACAACATCTAGCTGTCTCCACAATCGTCACTTGCCTAGGAACTGTATTGTCAGGAACGATATTCCTGTCCATTGCGATTTATGTAATTGGTGCAAATATCCCGTTCAGTCTACTATTCGTCACTGTCGTTTTACCGGCGGTTGTTATGAACGGCATAGCATTCTTTATCATCTATCCGGTCGTCATCGGATTGTTGAAGAGAACTTCATTCGAAACTGCATTATCAAATTAA
- a CDS encoding YtxH domain-containing protein: MKASNFVFGLITGSVTAAVTVLFSTPQSGREIRSSVKSASTDLKYKMNDVKGKIAELKDSITHMSKEAREIVPEAIEDVKGSIEQWKLSTEKNKERLEKEISAIQNSLAELEQSIAAQQK; the protein is encoded by the coding sequence ATGAAAGCATCAAACTTTGTTTTCGGACTTATTACAGGATCCGTCACCGCGGCTGTCACAGTCCTATTTTCAACTCCTCAATCAGGGCGTGAAATACGCTCTTCTGTCAAGTCAGCTTCAACGGACTTGAAGTATAAAATGAACGATGTTAAAGGGAAAATTGCAGAACTGAAAGATTCCATTACTCATATGTCAAAAGAAGCGAGAGAAATTGTCCCTGAAGCAATCGAAGATGTTAAAGGCTCTATTGAACAATGGAAACTCTCTACTGAAAAGAACAAAGAACGACTTGAAAAAGAGATTTCCGCAATCCAAAACTCTCTTGCAGAGCTCGAACAGTCAATCGCCGCACAACAAAAGTAA
- a CDS encoding HTH-type transcriptional regulator Hpr, which produces MTEQKFSPKEAMIYSQRLAQMSKALWKAVEKDWQQWIKPYDLNINEHHILWIAYHLQGATISDVAKFGVMHVSTAFNFSKKLEERGYLSFFKKEDDRRNTYVSVTEEGRLLLEDMNENYYDSSHGILEGSLPIKGIYGKFPEFLEVMSVIRNIYGEDFMEIFERGFQSIDTTFVEKDSESDVTNRKNTIELQPAEEK; this is translated from the coding sequence ATGACTGAGCAAAAGTTCTCCCCAAAAGAAGCAATGATCTATAGCCAACGCCTTGCGCAAATGTCGAAGGCGTTATGGAAAGCGGTTGAAAAGGATTGGCAGCAATGGATAAAACCTTATGATTTGAATATTAATGAGCATCATATTTTATGGATTGCCTACCACCTGCAAGGTGCAACAATTTCGGACGTTGCTAAATTTGGTGTCATGCATGTCTCTACCGCTTTCAACTTTTCCAAAAAGCTTGAAGAGCGAGGTTATTTGAGCTTCTTTAAAAAAGAAGACGACCGCCGCAACACATATGTCTCTGTGACAGAAGAAGGCCGCTTGTTATTGGAAGATATGAATGAGAACTACTATGATTCCAGTCATGGCATCCTCGAAGGCTCACTCCCCATTAAAGGAATCTATGGAAAGTTTCCGGAGTTTCTGGAAGTGATGTCGGTCATACGTAATATTTATGGAGAGGATTTCATGGAGATTTTCGAACGAGGCTTCCAAAGTATAGATACAACATTTGTTGAGAAGGATAGTGAATCCGACGTAACCAATAGAAAAAACACGATTGAACTTCAACCTGCCGAAGAAAAATAA
- a CDS encoding YjcZ family sporulation protein, whose protein sequence is MSGYSHGQGSSGFALIVVLFILLIIVGAAYLY, encoded by the coding sequence ATGAGTGGATATAGCCACGGGCAAGGTTCTTCTGGATTCGCGTTGATTGTTGTATTGTTCATTCTTTTGATCATCGTCGGAGCTGCATACCTGTACTAA
- a CDS encoding peptidylprolyl isomerase, translated as MKKTVLAMSLAASVLALGACSNDQKAADDEVIATTKVGNITKEDLYTEMKDAIGTQVMENLLLQQALENEYKLSDKDVEEEVKKQKEGLGENFDMYLQQQGITEAFFDKNVKSQMLQKKLVESLEISDEDVKTGLERAKTEVHARHIVVADEKTANEVRQKIEDGGDFEALAKEYSTEPVAEQTGGDLGWFGPGKMLSEFEDAAYTLEKGELSQPVKTSYGYHIIELLETRKAETDKTEDEMKAEIEEGLKRVQFEAKLQELIKAADVDIKADEFKHVLDLYLPVAEEKDAK; from the coding sequence ATGAAAAAAACAGTCCTGGCCATGAGCTTGGCGGCTTCCGTTTTAGCGCTTGGTGCATGCAGTAATGATCAAAAAGCGGCCGATGATGAAGTCATTGCCACAACTAAAGTCGGAAACATCACGAAAGAAGATCTATATACCGAAATGAAAGATGCAATCGGTACCCAAGTTATGGAGAACCTGTTACTCCAACAAGCATTGGAAAATGAATATAAATTGTCCGATAAAGACGTGGAAGAAGAAGTGAAGAAGCAAAAAGAGGGTCTTGGTGAAAACTTCGATATGTACTTGCAACAGCAAGGCATTACAGAAGCTTTCTTTGATAAAAACGTGAAGTCACAGATGCTTCAAAAGAAACTTGTTGAGTCATTGGAAATCTCTGATGAAGATGTTAAAACAGGTCTTGAACGGGCTAAGACTGAAGTACATGCACGTCACATCGTAGTCGCAGATGAAAAAACTGCCAACGAAGTACGTCAAAAGATTGAAGATGGCGGCGATTTCGAAGCGCTTGCAAAAGAGTATTCTACTGAGCCTGTCGCTGAACAGACAGGTGGAGATTTAGGCTGGTTCGGCCCAGGTAAAATGCTATCTGAATTTGAAGATGCTGCTTACACGCTTGAAAAAGGTGAACTGAGCCAACCTGTAAAGACAAGCTACGGCTATCACATCATCGAGCTGCTTGAAACACGTAAAGCAGAAACAGACAAAACAGAAGATGAGATGAAAGCAGAAATCGAAGAAGGTTTAAAACGCGTTCAGTTTGAGGCAAAACTCCAAGAATTGATCAAAGCGGCTGACGTCGATATTAAAGCGGACGAATTCAAACATGTATTGGATTTGTATTTACCGGTAGCTGAAGAGAAAGACGCAAAATAA
- the yhaM gene encoding 3'-5' exoribonuclease YhaM, translated as MKKLMDYQVGEPVDLFLLIKQSTKGITQQGSPFMSLILQDKSGDIESKLWDTGEEHEKLYGASTIVKVGGELHEYRGKNQLRIKSIRPVKEDEGISISDLVPSAEKSKEVLYEELLQYFFEMKNPHIQRITRHLLKKHQAAFLVYPAATRNHHDYVSGLIDHVVSMLKLGKAIAELYPTLNKDLLYAGIILHDVGKVIELSGPVGTQYTIEGNLLGHITIMVNEISKAADELEITGEEVMLLQHMVLSHHGKEEWGSPKRPMLMEAEVLHYIDNIDAKMNMLNRALAKTEKGEFSERIFPLENRSFYKPNLE; from the coding sequence ATGAAAAAATTAATGGACTATCAAGTCGGAGAGCCAGTCGATCTGTTTCTACTTATCAAACAATCGACAAAAGGGATCACGCAGCAAGGGAGCCCTTTCATGTCGCTCATTTTGCAAGACAAGAGCGGCGATATCGAATCGAAACTCTGGGATACCGGAGAAGAGCATGAAAAGCTGTATGGGGCTTCGACAATTGTGAAAGTCGGCGGAGAATTACATGAATACCGTGGCAAAAACCAATTGCGCATTAAAAGTATCCGTCCTGTAAAAGAAGACGAAGGCATTTCGATTTCAGACTTGGTTCCTTCTGCGGAAAAAAGCAAAGAAGTTCTTTATGAAGAATTGCTGCAATATTTCTTTGAGATGAAAAATCCGCATATCCAGCGGATTACCCGTCATTTATTAAAAAAACACCAAGCTGCATTTCTTGTATATCCCGCAGCGACACGGAATCATCATGACTATGTATCAGGATTGATCGATCACGTTGTATCCATGCTGAAGCTCGGAAAAGCGATCGCAGAACTTTATCCAACATTGAATAAAGACCTTCTATATGCTGGAATCATCCTGCATGACGTTGGTAAAGTGATTGAGCTTTCTGGTCCTGTCGGTACACAATATACAATCGAAGGGAATCTACTTGGCCATATTACAATCATGGTGAATGAAATTTCAAAAGCCGCAGATGAATTGGAGATTACCGGCGAAGAAGTAATGCTTCTGCAGCATATGGTTCTTTCTCATCATGGCAAAGAAGAATGGGGCAGCCCGAAACGTCCGATGCTCATGGAAGCTGAAGTGCTCCACTATATCGATAATATTGATGCGAAGATGAATATGCTCAATCGCGCGTTAGCCAAAACGGAGAAAGGTGAATTTAGCGAACGGATTTTTCCGCTCGAAAACCGCTCGTTTTACAAACCGAATTTGGAATAG
- a CDS encoding ATP-binding protein: MKIKKLDIYGFGKHENKTIDFSENVNVIYGRNEAGKTTIQQFILQILFGFPQKNSTQLRYEPKSGGKYGGRIYIDDAIYGDCMIERVRGKSSGEVTVQFEDGTQGGEEALNTIVRQYDRASFESVFSFSVLQLQGFEKMDETELSRTLLASGTTGIDSLMQLEKKMEKEAGDLFKKSGRVPEMNVLLQQLKELEDDLKKERDRLSSYSPKVRRISEIEKQWVDGKKQHEQLRTDNRQLGAQLQSLPLYRRKKILMDKLADVHKDRFPAEGVRRYETAHSRLTETEVKLRGLKEEIRSIRDRLEKDDDVNRLSEMQRLLAREPEWHEWHAGVNTLNDNLRQFTAKKLRLLDRLGLTEAEEILAGDVSIHKEEQLYEHLQKLTEMDQQLGYVDRQLSEVEHERKDLMLQQQALQEKAPSPSEEKQIEEWPKNRGRLAEARVYVNTRQKNATSGNAMVALLLLVAAIGTVVFGLTEKQWVVVIFGLFIAAGAAFLITGKRNHTGGSMHEDMQRIIEEFGGKEQQMERLVENMHAYRSNQSRLRGSIATNDRKMVQLESEYEAIAREKEVLENKLQNLFLGYGLAKIPNTGILHEFFGMARSVQETERELLHSQEQLRMLKNQIAARTEKIESVVGNDGPEHTLYERLRAAYMTLRSTEQMQAGLSERLEVILVEKKEADELVAAYSKQIEELFHEAGVQSEGHYYEAQKNVERTLLLKSQLEDCEAQLANVRIIDKFADVTEEELKIAMSDNDEQIVQLEKELDLLIEEKSSLKAETEKLLTDEVYQTKQQYFEMKKAEFAELADRWAVRQAIVQAINGMMKELKDRKLPEVLEQAENLFSELTAGVYVGLEITENGLFRAVANDGTRYPIIELSQATKEQAYISLRLSLAIAMEKTAPFPILMDDPFVHFDGERLQRMLTIVGQLSEKHQFIYMTCHDKIREEWTTARIINVSAIGNDKGAIAT, from the coding sequence ATGAAGATCAAAAAACTCGATATCTATGGATTCGGCAAGCATGAAAATAAGACAATCGACTTCAGTGAAAATGTTAACGTCATATACGGACGTAATGAAGCGGGCAAGACGACGATTCAACAATTCATTCTGCAAATCCTGTTCGGTTTCCCTCAGAAAAACAGTACGCAATTGCGTTATGAACCTAAATCTGGAGGCAAATATGGCGGTCGCATCTATATAGATGACGCCATTTATGGTGATTGCATGATTGAGCGCGTTCGCGGGAAGTCGTCCGGTGAAGTGACTGTCCAATTTGAAGACGGCACGCAAGGCGGGGAAGAAGCGTTGAATACTATTGTCAGGCAGTATGATCGGGCGTCATTTGAATCGGTCTTTTCTTTTTCAGTCCTTCAGTTGCAGGGGTTCGAAAAGATGGATGAAACCGAGTTGAGCCGCACGCTTCTCGCATCAGGGACAACGGGCATCGATTCCCTGATGCAACTGGAGAAGAAAATGGAGAAGGAAGCCGGCGATTTATTTAAAAAGTCAGGTCGGGTGCCTGAGATGAATGTGCTTCTTCAACAGTTGAAAGAGCTTGAAGACGATTTGAAAAAAGAACGAGATAGGCTGTCCTCCTATTCACCAAAAGTCAGACGGATTAGCGAAATAGAAAAGCAGTGGGTAGATGGTAAGAAACAGCATGAACAGTTGCGCACCGATAACCGGCAACTGGGTGCACAACTTCAATCGCTTCCTTTGTATAGACGAAAAAAAATACTGATGGACAAACTTGCTGATGTACACAAAGACCGTTTCCCGGCTGAAGGAGTGAGACGGTATGAGACGGCACATAGCAGATTGACCGAAACGGAAGTGAAGTTGCGTGGACTTAAAGAGGAAATACGCTCGATTCGCGACCGGCTAGAAAAGGATGACGATGTAAATCGGCTGTCTGAAATGCAAAGATTGCTAGCACGGGAACCAGAGTGGCATGAATGGCACGCGGGTGTGAATACACTCAATGACAATCTGCGTCAATTCACCGCGAAAAAGCTTCGGTTGCTGGACAGGTTGGGATTAACAGAGGCCGAGGAAATCTTGGCAGGTGACGTTTCCATTCATAAGGAAGAGCAATTGTATGAACACCTCCAGAAACTAACTGAAATGGATCAACAGCTTGGTTATGTCGACCGGCAGCTATCTGAAGTGGAGCATGAACGGAAAGACTTGATGTTGCAGCAGCAAGCTCTACAGGAAAAGGCTCCCTCGCCATCTGAGGAGAAGCAAATTGAAGAGTGGCCAAAAAATCGGGGGAGACTCGCTGAGGCACGCGTTTATGTGAACACTCGTCAAAAGAATGCAACAAGCGGAAATGCGATGGTTGCCCTTTTACTCCTTGTGGCAGCAATCGGAACAGTTGTATTCGGTTTGACTGAGAAACAATGGGTAGTTGTCATTTTTGGTTTGTTCATTGCAGCGGGAGCCGCTTTTTTGATAACGGGGAAGCGCAATCACACTGGGGGATCGATGCACGAAGACATGCAACGGATTATCGAAGAATTCGGCGGAAAAGAACAGCAGATGGAGCGACTAGTAGAGAATATGCACGCCTACCGTTCGAATCAAAGCCGTTTGCGTGGGTCGATTGCCACTAACGATCGGAAAATGGTGCAATTAGAAAGTGAGTACGAAGCGATTGCACGTGAAAAGGAAGTATTGGAAAACAAGTTACAGAACCTCTTCCTTGGTTATGGACTTGCTAAGATTCCAAATACCGGCATCTTGCATGAGTTTTTCGGAATGGCTCGTTCAGTGCAAGAAACGGAACGCGAGCTACTTCATTCACAAGAGCAACTACGGATGTTGAAGAATCAGATAGCTGCACGAACGGAAAAGATTGAGTCGGTAGTTGGGAACGATGGACCTGAACATACGTTGTATGAGCGTTTAAGAGCAGCATACATGACGCTGCGTTCTACAGAACAGATGCAGGCCGGACTCTCTGAACGATTGGAAGTAATACTTGTCGAGAAGAAGGAAGCGGACGAACTGGTAGCTGCTTACAGCAAACAAATCGAAGAGTTATTCCATGAAGCAGGTGTGCAATCAGAGGGACACTATTACGAAGCACAAAAAAACGTTGAACGAACATTGCTACTGAAGAGTCAATTAGAGGATTGTGAAGCCCAACTCGCAAATGTCCGTATTATTGACAAGTTTGCAGACGTTACAGAAGAAGAACTGAAAATAGCGATGTCGGACAATGATGAGCAGATTGTACAACTCGAAAAGGAACTGGATCTGCTGATTGAAGAAAAATCCTCTTTAAAGGCAGAGACGGAAAAATTGTTGACGGACGAAGTGTATCAAACGAAGCAACAATACTTTGAAATGAAAAAAGCGGAATTTGCTGAACTCGCTGATCGATGGGCAGTTAGACAGGCGATTGTACAGGCCATCAATGGAATGATGAAAGAATTGAAAGACCGCAAATTGCCGGAAGTGCTTGAACAGGCGGAAAATCTTTTTTCTGAATTGACTGCTGGGGTATATGTCGGGCTGGAAATCACAGAAAATGGCTTGTTCCGCGCAGTGGCAAATGACGGAACGCGTTATCCCATTATTGAACTGAGCCAGGCAACGAAAGAGCAGGCTTATATCTCATTGCGCCTCTCTTTGGCGATCGCTATGGAAAAGACGGCACCTTTCCCGATACTGATGGATGACCCGTTCGTGCACTTCGACGGGGAGCGTCTACAAAGAATGCTGACTATTGTCGGACAGTTAAGCGAGAAACATCAGTTCATCTACATGACTTGCCATGATAAGATAAGAGAAGAGTGGACAACTGCTAGAATTATAAACGTTTCCGCAATCGGGAACGACAAGGGGGCGATAGCTACATGA
- a CDS encoding metallophosphoesterase family protein, translated as MSSIRFIHTADLHLDSPFKGITGLPAARLNELRNSTFAAFDRLIDYAVKTVPDFLVIVGDLYDGEDRSLRAQLKFQKGMERLHEAAIPVFITYGNHDHLGGSWTRFELPPNVHEFTEEIGEVKLSVRGQEIVLHGFSYPQRHVRQEMISGFPVATDREAIHIGLLHGSQAGNESHAVYSPFTLGELQSKRYDYWALGHIHERQQLSDSPPIIYPGNIQGRHRNEQGKKGFYEVELSKTHTELTFISTNVILFTSLNVSCASIRHANRLLETCREAIETFVSENGPSIINLEIRLDAETATLYDEVSDEIWLEGLRELLEGHEQFVWVQRLKAVNPSRENQTDNMLIGAVTAQMTNWTTDEWADVLGDLYTHIRASRYLDTQTAESFRSLQERSEKLLLQELASLK; from the coding sequence TTGTCATCGATCCGTTTCATACATACTGCCGATCTGCATCTCGATAGCCCCTTTAAAGGAATTACAGGCTTGCCTGCCGCCAGATTGAACGAATTGAGGAATAGTACATTTGCAGCTTTTGATCGTTTGATTGATTATGCAGTAAAGACTGTACCTGACTTTTTAGTGATAGTCGGAGACTTGTACGACGGAGAAGACCGCAGTCTACGAGCACAATTAAAATTCCAAAAAGGAATGGAACGCCTGCATGAAGCAGCGATTCCAGTCTTCATAACTTACGGGAATCATGATCATTTAGGGGGGAGCTGGACGCGATTCGAGCTGCCGCCGAACGTACATGAATTTACGGAGGAAATCGGGGAAGTAAAGTTATCTGTGAGAGGCCAGGAAATTGTTCTACATGGATTCAGCTATCCACAGCGTCATGTGCGCCAAGAGATGATCAGCGGGTTTCCTGTTGCAACCGACCGGGAGGCGATCCATATCGGGCTGCTGCACGGCAGTCAGGCAGGTAACGAATCACACGCCGTCTATTCGCCGTTTACGCTCGGAGAATTGCAATCCAAACGGTATGATTATTGGGCGCTTGGCCATATCCATGAGCGCCAGCAACTGTCAGATTCACCACCTATTATTTATCCGGGAAATATCCAAGGGCGTCATCGTAATGAGCAAGGGAAAAAGGGGTTTTACGAAGTTGAACTGTCAAAAACACATACGGAATTGACGTTCATTTCGACGAATGTCATTCTTTTTACTTCGTTAAACGTTTCTTGCGCATCAATCCGTCATGCGAATCGGTTATTAGAAACATGCCGGGAAGCAATTGAAACATTCGTATCCGAAAATGGTCCATCTATTATTAACTTGGAAATCCGCTTGGATGCGGAAACGGCAACCCTTTACGATGAGGTAAGTGATGAAATATGGTTGGAAGGTTTGCGTGAATTGTTGGAAGGGCATGAGCAATTTGTTTGGGTGCAACGATTGAAGGCAGTCAATCCGTCACGTGAAAACCAAACAGACAATATGCTGATTGGGGCTGTAACGGCTCAAATGACTAATTGGACGACAGATGAATGGGCTGACGTGCTAGGGGATTTGTATACACATATTCGTGCCTCCCGCTATTTGGATACACAAACAGCTGAAAGTTTCCGAAGCTTACAGGAACGCTCTGAAAAATTACTACTACAAGAACTCGCTTCTTTGAAATGA
- a CDS encoding ABC transporter permease → MREFWIIFKHAFLSKAKTKSFVITTAIMIAGIFLFANISKIIDTVQTMTGGGDDEQVLYVVDESGQLADRLTLQLSGMKVEQSSESKEALIEKLTSEEIDSVLTLAVDSQGVIEAEYTTMSLMDFAIPMQIQEALQSIQTEMKAEELSLNGEQVQTLFTPIQFEQKNVSPSAKSEDELNQARVLVYVLMFVIYLSVIMYSSMIAMDVANEKSSRVMEILISSVSPVKHMFAKVLGIGSLGIVQILIYGLAGFVALKTSATEVPGGFGDFFSFSDLNVGTLIYAAVFFLLGYFLYATLAALLGSLVSRVEDVQQMIMPMTLLIVAAFIIAMTGLGNPEIGYLKYASYFPFFAPLVMFLRVGMLDLPMWEPLLSIAIMLVTIFVLGWFGARVYKGGVLMYGPSRSLKDIKKAIQLGKE, encoded by the coding sequence ATGCGTGAATTCTGGATTATTTTCAAACATGCGTTTTTATCGAAAGCAAAAACGAAGTCATTTGTCATTACAACTGCGATTATGATTGCGGGGATATTCTTATTCGCAAACATTTCTAAAATAATCGACACCGTCCAAACGATGACAGGAGGTGGAGATGACGAGCAAGTCCTATATGTTGTGGATGAAAGCGGTCAGCTGGCAGATAGACTAACCTTACAATTGAGTGGTATGAAAGTGGAGCAGTCTAGCGAGTCAAAGGAAGCGCTCATTGAAAAATTGACAAGCGAAGAAATCGACTCTGTCTTAACATTGGCAGTCGATTCACAAGGAGTAATTGAAGCTGAATATACGACGATGAGCCTAATGGATTTTGCCATTCCTATGCAAATTCAGGAAGCGCTGCAATCTATCCAAACGGAGATGAAAGCAGAGGAGCTGTCTTTGAATGGTGAACAAGTCCAAACGTTATTCACCCCGATACAGTTCGAGCAGAAGAATGTTTCGCCTTCTGCAAAATCGGAAGACGAATTGAATCAGGCCCGCGTGCTGGTTTATGTATTAATGTTCGTCATTTATCTGTCTGTCATCATGTATTCAAGCATGATTGCAATGGATGTGGCGAATGAAAAATCTTCAAGAGTCATGGAAATTCTTATTTCAAGCGTCTCACCGGTGAAGCATATGTTTGCGAAAGTACTTGGCATCGGATCGCTCGGAATTGTGCAGATTCTCATCTATGGGCTTGCTGGATTCGTCGCTTTGAAAACGTCTGCCACAGAAGTTCCAGGAGGATTCGGCGATTTCTTCAGCTTTTCAGACCTGAATGTTGGGACACTTATTTATGCGGCAGTGTTCTTCTTGCTCGGTTATTTCCTCTATGCAACACTTGCTGCTCTACTCGGCTCACTTGTCAGCCGTGTGGAAGATGTTCAGCAAATGATTATGCCGATGACATTGCTTATCGTAGCTGCTTTCATCATTGCTATGACCGGACTTGGAAATCCTGAAATTGGCTATTTGAAATATGCATCCTACTTCCCGTTCTTTGCACCACTAGTCATGTTTTTACGTGTGGGTATGCTCGATTTACCGATGTGGGAACCATTGTTGTCAATCGCAATCATGCTTGTAACCATCTTCGTACTTGGTTGGTTCGGCGCACGTGTCTACAAAGGGGGAGTTCTCATGTACGGACCATCCCGTTCGCTAAAGGATATTAAAAAAGCAATTCAATTAGGGAAAGAATGA
- a CDS encoding ABC transporter ATP-binding protein, whose protein sequence is MALQLKHVTKRFGDFTAVDDLTLTVEKGMMYGFLGANGAGKTTTFRMILGLLNANEGQITWNGKTIAYSTSPEIGYLPEERGLYPKMKVEEQLIFLGELRGMSKADAKKAIGYWLERFEVPQYTSKKVEELSKGNQQKIQVIAALMHDPKLLILDEPFSGLDPVNVEMLKKAILDFRNKGATILFSSHRMDHVEELCEQLSIMHHGKQIVSGSLREVKRSFGRQNVRIRSDYELAGLDHIGGVLHANHSVEGAVFQIDDESVAAQLLASALEMGPIRHFEIEEPSLQDIFIAKVGTEHA, encoded by the coding sequence GTGGCTTTACAACTTAAACATGTAACGAAAAGATTTGGGGATTTTACCGCTGTTGATGATTTAACACTAACAGTAGAGAAAGGCATGATGTACGGTTTCCTTGGCGCCAATGGGGCGGGAAAGACAACGACGTTCCGGATGATTTTAGGACTGTTGAATGCGAATGAAGGACAGATTACATGGAACGGAAAAACAATCGCCTATTCAACAAGTCCTGAAATCGGCTATTTGCCCGAAGAGCGGGGTCTGTATCCCAAAATGAAAGTGGAAGAGCAACTTATCTTCTTAGGTGAGTTAAGAGGCATGAGCAAAGCAGATGCCAAGAAAGCGATCGGGTATTGGTTGGAGCGTTTTGAAGTACCGCAATATACGTCCAAGAAAGTAGAAGAATTGTCTAAAGGGAATCAGCAAAAAATACAGGTTATTGCAGCGCTGATGCATGATCCGAAACTACTTATCCTAGACGAACCATTTTCCGGACTCGATCCTGTGAACGTGGAAATGCTGAAGAAAGCGATTTTGGATTTTCGGAACAAAGGAGCAACGATTCTATTTTCAAGTCACCGTATGGATCATGTGGAAGAGTTGTGTGAACAATTGAGCATCATGCATCATGGCAAACAAATTGTCAGCGGTTCACTCAGAGAAGTGAAGAGATCTTTCGGAAGGCAGAATGTCCGTATCCGATCTGATTATGAGCTTGCGGGCCTTGATCATATTGGAGGCGTACTCCATGCAAACCATTCCGTCGAAGGTGCGGTATTCCAGATTGATGACGAATCCGTAGCGGCACAATTATTGGCGAGCGCACTGGAAATGGGGCCGATTCGTCATTTTGAGATTGAAGAGCCTTCATTGCAAGATATCTTCATTGCAAAGGTAGGGACAGAACATGCGTGA
- a CDS encoding DUF3796 domain-containing protein: MVPTLESLAGFIVGAGVTLLIAFLYFKKGEKERRFDERYEQVNAKAIKLSWVTTLIVLLIMWLGVLIYEGAKIAFLLSVSAYGVLLISYGAALFFYNRKV, encoded by the coding sequence ATGGTTCCGACGCTAGAAAGTCTGGCAGGCTTTATTGTAGGGGCAGGCGTTACTTTATTAATTGCTTTCCTCTATTTTAAAAAAGGAGAAAAGGAACGCCGTTTTGATGAACGATACGAACAAGTGAATGCAAAAGCGATTAAATTGTCTTGGGTGACAACACTCATCGTTCTACTGATTATGTGGCTTGGCGTATTAATTTATGAAGGGGCCAAGATTGCTTTCTTGCTGTCAGTTTCAGCATATGGCGTGTTACTGATTTCCTATGGAGCGGCCCTCTTTTTTTACAATCGAAAAGTATAG
- a CDS encoding helix-turn-helix transcriptional regulator produces MNNLIKEMRTAMGLTQDDLAEKLEVSRQTIISLEKGRYNPSLILAFKIAKLFNCRIEDVFQPEEV; encoded by the coding sequence CTGAATAACTTGATTAAGGAAATGCGGACGGCCATGGGGTTAACGCAAGATGATTTGGCGGAGAAGCTGGAAGTGTCCAGACAGACGATTATTTCATTGGAAAAAGGCCGATACAACCCATCATTAATATTGGCTTTCAAAATTGCTAAACTTTTTAATTGTCGCATTGAAGATGTCTTTCAACCGGAGGAGGTATAA